The Alkalinema sp. FACHB-956 genome segment GATTAAGCAGCGCCGCAGTTGGAAACCTCGGTTTCTGATTTGGGGTGGTTTTTATGGTGGCATTGCCTTCGGCACTGCGGTTTACCTATCTCTGCAAACGCCCCTGTTACTTTGGTTGTACCTGGGGGCGATCGTGGCTCTTGTCATTGATGCAGTTTCGGTCTTCTATCGGCAACAAAAATCATTTGCCAACGAACTCCTCACCTTTGCGGCTGTTTGTTTGGCGGCACCGGTCGCCTATGTTTCTGTAACGGGAACCTGGACGCTATCTGTGTTGGGGTTGTGGCTCCTCAATACGCTGTTTTTTAGTAGTTCCATTTTTACCGTCAAACTGCGTAAGCCCAGAACTGCATCACTCGTACCAGGGTTGATTTATCATGCGATCTCCACTGGGATCATCATCGGACTCTGGTTCATTGGCTGGCTGGCACCGATTACAGCAATTGGGTTTGGGGTCGCGCTGCTCAAACTGGGCTTGATTCTCATAGGGCAGGACTGGTATCGCACTACTCCGATTCAAAATGTTGCCATCCTAGAAACCACGTCTGCCCTGATATTTTTGTTGATTGTGGCACTCTCACTTCTCCCGGCTCGTCTTGCTTAGCTGGACTGCAAGCTGGTGAGGGAAGGGAGCATTCCTAACTTGTCTAAAGCCTGAGCGATCGCTTCGGTGCGGCTTTGCACACCTAACTTGTGATAAATACTCTCCAGATGTTTGCGGATGGTGCTGGGGTGAACATCAAGATGTTTAGCGATCGCTTGATTCGCTTCTCCTCGCATCACCCAAAATAACACTTCGGTTTCGCGGGAACTTAAGCCTAATAGCTCTAGTACTGGCAGGAGTGAGAGTGTGTGTTCTTCCAGTAATAAGAGATAACGTCCTTGTAGCGATTCAACAACTAACTGAATCACCAATTGTTTATCATTCTGCTCAATGCGTAAGGGTAAAAAGGATGTGGTTTGATTTGATGTTTGAGTTGAAGCGACTTGATATCTGATCCAAGCCCAAAGTGAAGTAGGAACTTGACTTCGTTCTAGTGTTTTACCGAAGTAGGATTCTAAGTATTGGTTAGCTTGTGGAGTGATCCATTCAATTTGTCCAGAAGTGTCTAAAATGATTAACCCGATATGAGTCAATAATTGTTGCAATTGGATTAAACGTTGCTGCACTTGTTGATAGCGTTGAGCATTGCAATAAGCTTGAAACAGATGGGGACGCAGGAGATTGAGCAGGAGACGATCGCGCTCGGTGAAGTTGCGTTGGCTGCGATTCAGGGCAATTCCAGCCATAGACAAATCTGCTTGCAAATACTCATTCCAGTTCTGAGGGGAGATTGGCGGTAGAAACATCACCATCTGATCCTCACAGCCTACAACCCCCAAATATTGCTGATACAACCCCTCTAAGTGATGGAACTGCCTAGAAGTCATAAAATCTGAGATTTTATAGGCTCCGGTGAATGTGAGTGGCATGTTCTGGACGATGGGGTGTTCTCCCCAGTGACTTCTCACGACTTGATCCATTTCCGGCGTAAAACCAGGATGATCAGGCAAAAACGCACGAGACACTTCATGCGATCGCGCATTCGTCATGTGAAACTCTGGCACATCACTGGGCACCAACCGATTGACAATCTCCA includes the following:
- a CDS encoding YwiC-like family protein, whose amino-acid sequence is MTPSQPNLSQPAAAQSEKAVSRAPDWYHPIFSPEHGVYVMLSVSFLTGAAAAQQWTWATTLALICAFAGFQAEHPLTLQIKQRRSWKPRFLIWGGFYGGIAFGTAVYLSLQTPLLLWLYLGAIVALVIDAVSVFYRQQKSFANELLTFAAVCLAAPVAYVSVTGTWTLSVLGLWLLNTLFFSSSIFTVKLRKPRTASLVPGLIYHAISTGIIIGLWFIGWLAPITAIGFGVALLKLGLILIGQDWYRTTPIQNVAILETTSALIFLLIVALSLLPARLA
- a CDS encoding helix-turn-helix transcriptional regulator, with protein sequence METLTSQDTQQLLHAIQDLYALHDLSSFGVKALEIVNRLVPSDVPEFHMTNARSHEVSRAFLPDHPGFTPEMDQVVRSHWGEHPIVQNMPLTFTGAYKISDFMTSRQFHHLEGLYQQYLGVVGCEDQMVMFLPPISPQNWNEYLQADLSMAGIALNRSQRNFTERDRLLLNLLRPHLFQAYCNAQRYQQVQQRLIQLQQLLTHIGLIILDTSGQIEWITPQANQYLESYFGKTLERSQVPTSLWAWIRYQVASTQTSNQTTSFLPLRIEQNDKQLVIQLVVESLQGRYLLLLEEHTLSLLPVLELLGLSSRETEVLFWVMRGEANQAIAKHLDVHPSTIRKHLESIYHKLGVQSRTEAIAQALDKLGMLPSLTSLQSS